One Streptomyces umbrinus genomic window, GCGCTGTCGACGAACGCCGAGAAGGTTTCGGACTTCGGCATCGACACGGCCAACATGTTCGAGTTCTGGGACTGGGTCGGCGGCCGCTACTCGTTCGACTCGGCGATCGGTCTGTCGCTGATGATCGCGATCGGCCCGGACCGCTTCCGGGAGATGCTCGACGGCTTCCATCTCGTCGACGAGCACTTCAGGACCGCGCCCGCCGAGTCCAACGTGCCGCTGCTCCTCGGCCTGTTGGGTGTCTGGTACGGCAACTTCCACGACGCCCAGTCGCACGTGGTGCTGCCGTACTCGCACTACCTGTCCAAGTTCACCGCGTACCTCCAGCAGCTCGACATGGAGTCCAACGGCAAGTCCGTGGACCGCGGCGGGCGTCCCGTGGAGTGGGAGACGGGCCCCGTCGTGTGGGGCACGCCGGGCACCAACGGACAGCACGCGTACTACCAGCTCATCCACCAGGGCACGAAGCTGATCCCGGCCGACTTCATCGGCTTCGCCGAGCCGGTCGCCGATCTGCTGCCGGGTCTGGTCGCCCAGCACGACCTGCTGATGGCCAACTTCTTCGCGCAGACGCAGGCGCTGGCCTTCGGCAAGACGCCGGACGAGGTGCGGGCGGAGGGCGTGCCCGAGGAACTGGTGCCGCACAAGACGTTCAAGGGCAACCACCCCACGACCACCATCCTCGCCCGCGAGCTCACCCCGTCGGTGCTCGGCCAGCTCATCGCCCTCTACGAGCACAAGGTGTTCGTGCAGGGCGCGATCTGGAACATCGACTCCTTCGACCAGTGGGGCGTCGAGCTCGGCAAGGTCCTCGCCAAGCGCGTGGAGCCCGCGCTGACGGAGGGTGCGGACGTGCCGGGCCTCGACGAGTCCACGACCGCGCTCGTGGCCAAGTACCGGGAACTGCGGGGCCGGAAGTAGTCGTGGAGTAGTCGTGTGGGTCGGGAGGCGGACGGTGGAACGACCGTCCGCCTCCCTTAGAATTTCGGGCGATCATGACGTCGAGGGCTCGGGGGAGCTGAACATGGCTGGTTCGCGCGGAAGATGGCTCAGCCGCAATCTGTCGGTGGCGTCGATTCTGCAGCCCAAGGCCGTGGCACAGGCGGTGTTCCACCCGGCGTGGATCCCGCCGGCGGTCGATCCGTCGGTGGAGCGCCTCAAGCGTGTACGTGTCATTGCCGGAGCCGTGGCGGCGTTCGGCGTGTACACGTTCGTCGAGGGCAAGTTCGACTTCAACGAGGTACTCGAGAACATCGTGGTGGCGGCCCTCGTGCTGCTGTTCATCACCCCGCTGACCGTGGGTGTGATGCTCTTCGTCTGGCGGCGCACCGGCAGGATCCGCGAGCTGCGCGGGTCCCTGTTCAACTCGCTCAAGCTGCTGCTCCTCTTCATCGTCATGGTCGTCGGGACGGTGCTGCTGTGGCAGCTGTCGATCCAGCTCGGAACCATCTGGACGGTGGTGCTCGGCCTGCCGGCGATGTGGATCACCGGCATGCTGATGTACGGGGCCGTGCAGCTGTCCGGGAACTTCTTCGGTTCCGCCGCCGTGCACCGCGCCCTGCCGGCGCTGCTCGCCACCGTGACGACGTGGCTGATGGCTCTTCCGGACCTGGTCACCGGTGATCTGCACGGGCTCAGCTTCAAGCTGGGGATCGTCTTCATCCTGGGCGCCCCGCTGACGGTCACGGGCATCGCCGCCCTGGAGCTGCACCGTCTCCGACGCCACCACGGCATCCGGCTGAGCGCGCATCCGTCGACGCTCCCGCCTCCGCGCCCGTACGCACCGAACAACGGGTTCGTGCCGCCCCAGGGGAACATGTACCCGCCGCCGGGCCAGCCGTACGCGCCTCCCGGTCAGCCGTACATGCCTCCGGGCCAGCCGTACGCACCTTCGGGCCAGCCGTACCCGCCCGGCAACGGTGTGCCGTATCCGCCGTATGTCCAGGGCAACCCGTACGGACCTCCCCAGCCGCCGTACCGGTCCTGACCCTGCCCGGCTCGACTGCCCCGGCCCGACCCGGCGGCTCAGGCCACCGCGCTCAGTGTGTCCGCGAGCCGTCGGCGGGCCGACCGGGCCGCGGGCAGGGCGGCGAGCGCGGCGGCACCGAGCACCGCGGCCGCGCCCAGGAGCAGCAGCAGCCCGGGGGAGGGCCCCAGTGCGATCCCGGCGCCGATACCGCTCGACCTGCCCTGTGCGTCGATCAGCCAGTGGGCGAGCGGTACCCCCAGCGCCGCGGCGACGAGGACCGCGGCCAGTGCCGTACACCCCGTGGCCGTCACCGTGACGGCGGTGATCTGCCGCGGGGTCAGCCCGATCGCCTTGAGCGCCAGCAGGTCCCGCTCGCCCTCGCGCACCGTGCCGCCGATCGCCGTGAGCAGCTCGATGAGGCCGATCAGGGCCAGCACGGCGATCAGTCCCACGACGACTCCGCGCAGGGGTGAGAGCCCGTCGGCCGGGTTCGGCACGGCGTGCACGCTGATGTCTCCGTGCGCGGCCTCGGTCAGGTCCGCGGCCACCCGCTGCGGGTCGGCGCCGGGGCGAAGCTGGAGCTGGTAGAGGGCCGGTCCGAGCTCCGGGTCGTTCTCCCGGAGGGTGTCGAGCGAGGTGGAGATGACCCGGCCGCCGTTCTCCGGCTCGATGCTGCGCCCGACGATGTGCAGGATCTGCGGCTGCGCGCCCACCGTCATCCGCACCCAGTCCCCGACGCGCACGTCCAGCAGATCGAGCAGCCCCTGACCGGCCACGGCCTCGTCCAGGCCGTGCGCGGGGCGCCCCTCCGCCAGCGAGAACGGGTACGGATCCTCGTGCGTGCCGAGTCCGCGCAGGGCGATCGTGCCCGTCTGGCCGGGGACCAGGGCGGCCACCTCGACGCCCGGGTGGACGGCGTCGACCTGCGGGTTCCGGGCGAGCAGGGCGCGTACGTCCGGATCGGTCAGGGTCTCGTCGGCCCGTACGGTGAGCGCGGCCGCGAGGCCGATCTGGTCGGGCCTGGTCTGGAAGCGGTCGATGGTGGTCCAGGCGCTCATCGCCACGACGATCAGCAGCAGCGGCAGCGCCAGCCGGGCGAGTGTGGCCAGCGAGCGGGGGCGGCGCGAGAACGCCTTGTGCCAGCCCAGGACCAGCGCGGACGGCAGCCGCAGCCCGAGCGCCCCGCGCGCCAGGCCCGACAGCCGGCCGCCGAGCGGTGCCGCGGCCCGCAGCCCCGGCACCGGAGGCACCTGTCCGGCACGCCAGGCGGCGAGCCCGGTCGTCGCGGCGATGAACAGCACCGCGGCGACGGGCACGGCGAGCAGCGCCGCCGTGTGCCCCGGCAGCCCCTGCCACACGCCGACCGCGTCGCCGAGACGGCCCGGGACCCGGCTGCCCAGGGCCTGGATGCTGACGGTGGCGAGCACGGCGCCGAGGAGCGCGAACGCCACATGCTGGAGCAGGAAGATCCGCACCACCTGGCCGGGGGTGAAGCCGATTGCCTTCAGGACCGAGATGTCCCGCAGATGGCCCCGGATACGCGTGCCGATCGCACCGTGCACGGCGAGCGCGGCGGCGACAAGGGCGCCAAGACCGAACAGGCCAAGAACTTGGCCCAGCAGCCGGTTGCCGCCCTGGGCCTCCGACCGCGCCTGCTGCCAGTGCGAGACATCGGTGACCGCTCCGGCGCCGAGCAGGGTGACGGCACGCTGGACGGCGTAGTCCGTGTCGCCGGGATCGGTCAGGCGCAGGCCGGTCACCTGGCCGCCGCGCCCGTCGGTGTCCCGCACGGCGGAGGGGAGGGCCCACACGAGGCCCGACCGCTCGCCGGGGCTGTAGCGGGGCTCGGCGCTGTCGGCGACGCCCAGGACGGTCAGGGTCCGGGCGGTGCCGGGCACGGTGAGGGTGTCCCCGGGCTCGGCCCACAGCGCCCGGGCCAGGCTGCTCTCCAGCACCACACCGTCCGGCGCGGCGGGGTCGAGCCAGCGGCCGGAGGTGAGCAGCGGACGGCCGGTCGCGGGCCGGCCGACGATGCCGCGCAACTCGACGGAGGCACGGGTGCCGCGCGACTCGACGGTGGCCGCGGCCGTGGGGTACGGGCCCGCGACGGACGTGACTCCGTCCACCTCGGCGAGTTCGCGCGCGTCGGCCGACGGGCCGGTGTGGATCCACACGTGCGCGCCCTGCGACTGGGTGAAGACCCGCTGCCAGGGGTTGGTGGCGTACCCGAAGAGTGCCGTGGCCAGCAGTAGCGAGGCGACGATCCCGGTGGTGGCGAGCACGATGAACAGCGCCTCGCCGCGATGCGTGCGCAGATCGGCGTGCGCCCAGCGCAGGGTGGCCCGCACGGCGGCTCAGCCCCTCGGCTCGCGCACGAAGGGCCGGCTCAGCGGCCCGCGCGCGAGGGGCTGGCTCCGCGGCCCGTGCACGGCGGAGAGGTTCTGGCAGACGGTCTTCGACAGAGATTCGCGCACGCCGCTCAGTCCCTCAGTTCCAGCACGCCGGATATCCCCGTGCCGCGGCGCGCGGGCGCGGTGTCCAGCTCCGCGTCGTCGGCGACACGGCCGTCGAAGAAGCTGATCACCCGGTCCGCGGCGCTCGCGAGCCGCGCGTCATGGGTGACCAGCACGATGGTCTGGCCGCGCTGGTGGAAGCGGGACAGCAGCCGGGTCACCTCGCGGGTGCCCTTGCTGTCGAGGCTGCCCGCGGGCTCGTCGGCCAGCAGCAGGGGCGGGTGGTTGACCAGGGCGCGGGCCAGCGCGACCCGCTGCTGCTCGCCGCCGGACAGCTCGCCCGGCATGCTGCGCTCCTTGCCCTCCAGGCCCAGCTCGGCGAGGAGCCGCTCACGCTCGGCGCGCGCCTGCCTGGGGGAGAGGCCGGCGAGCAGGGCGGGCAGCTCGACGTTGTCGGCGACCGACAGGTTCGAGACCAGGTTGAAGAACTGGAAGACGATGCCGATGCGACGCCGGCGCTCGACCGCCCAGCGGGCCTCGCTGTACGCGTCCGTGCACGCGCCGTCCAGCCAGATGCTGCCGGAGTCCGGTCGCTGGAGCCCGCCGAGCAGATGCAGCAGCGTCGACTTCCCGGCGCCCGAGGGACCCGTGACGGCGACGAACTCACCCTGCCGTACGGCGAGGTCCACGCCCCGCACGGCATGCGCGGGGGCGCCCTCGCCGTAGTGGGTCTTGACCAGGCCCTCGGCACGCAGCAGGGGGGTGCCCTCGGCGCGCGGCGAAGGAGCGGTGCGGCTCACTCCAGCTCCTCCAATTCCTCCTGGCAGCGTTCCAGCCAGTCGAGGTCGGCCTGCAGATGCAGCATGGCGCCCTCTATGAGCAGCTGGGAGATGCGGTTGTCCCGGCTCTCGGTGGCGGCGAGTTTCGACAGGCTGCGCATGGTGTTCAGGTACTCGCGCCGCTGTTTGTTGATCAGGGTGATCTGGTCGGCGAGTCCGGTCTGCGGCGCGAGCGCGAGCTTCATGAAGAACTCGTCCCGCACGCGCGGCTCGTCCGCCGTCTCCTCGTACCAGGCGCGCAGCGCCTCACGCCCGGCTTCGGTGAGGTGGTAGATCTTCTTGTTGGGCCGGCTCGACTGCTCGACTTCCTCGCCCTCGATCAGTCCCGACTTCTCGAGGCGGCCGAGCGTCACATAGATCTGGCCGACGTTCGGCTGAGGGTACGCGGAGCCCAGCAGTTGCTCAAGGTCCTGCTTGAGCTCGTATCCGTGGGCCGGGCCGCGCGCCAGCAGGGCCAGGAGGGGCAGCCGCACCAGTGCTCTCCTCCGCCTTTTCTCTCGGTTCGCCTTCGGGGCGCTCCAGCCGGTGTTGAGGGGCCGATGTGCCGCAGGCCCTAGTATCGCCCATACCTAACAGGTATACATGGCCTCTGACTCCGGGCGAAGGTGCCCGGCAGCCGGAGTACCAAGGAGGAACCTATGCGGTGGATACATGCCGCGGGTAGGGGACTCCTGGTCGCGGCGGTGGTTCTGACCGGTTACGTCGCCTCGGGCGCGCAGGCCGACGGAGCGCGCGGCGGTGGCCGGGGTCCGCTCACGCTGGCCACCGCAGGCGATCTCACCAGCTATCTGGGACCGCTGCTGGACGGCTGGAACCGTACCCACCCCGGCGAGAAGGTCACCCTCGTCGAACTGCCGGACTCCGCCGACGAGACCCATGCGCAGATGACCACCGACCTGCGCGGCGACGACCCGAGCCGCTTCGACATCCTCAACATCGACGTCGCCTGGACCTCGGAGTTCGCCGCCGCCGGCTGGATCTCCCCGCTGTCCCGGGACCGCTTCCCGCTCGACGGCTTCCTGCCGCAGGTCGAGGACACGGCGACGTACGACGGACGGCTGTACGCGGTCCCGTACGTCACCAACGCGGGGCTGCTCCTCTACCGCAAGGACATCCTCGACAAGGAGGGCGTCGAGCCCCCGCGCACCTGGGCCGAGCTGGAGAAACAGGCGAAGGCCATCGCGCCGAAGTACGGACTCGACGGCTACGCGGGCCAGTTCCTGCCCTACGAGGGGCTCACGGTGAACGCCGCCGAGGCGGTCTACTCGGCGGGCGGCACGATCCTCGGCGACGAGGGCGAGCGCGTCACCGTGGACTCGGCGGCGGCCCGCGAGGGCATCGGCTTCCTCGCCCGCGGCGTCCGTGACGGCTGGATCCCGAAGAAGGCGCTGACCTACAAGGAGGAGGAGTCCAAGCAGGCCTTCCAGGACGGCCGCCTCCTCTTCCTGCGCAACTGGCCGTACGCCTATGTCGGCGCCTCCGCCAAGGGCTCGGCGGTCGCCGGGAAGATCGGCGCGGTGCCGCTGCCCGGGCCCGACGGGCCGGGCGCGAGTGTGCTCGGCGGCTCCAACCTCGCGGTCAGCGCGCATGCCCGCCACCCGGACTCCGCCGCGCGCCTCATCGCCTACCTGACGAGTGAGCGCGTACAGCGGCAGGTCCTCACCAAGGGCGCGCTGCCGCCCGTGCGGGCCGCCCTCTACCGGGACCCGGAACTGATCCGGCGGTTCCCGTATCTGCCGACGCTCCGCACGAGCGTCGAGGCGGCCGCGCCGCGTCCCAAGAGTCCGCGCTACGACCAGGTCAGCCTGGCCGTGCAGGCCGTGGTGCACGACGCGATGACGGGGCGCCAGACGCCCGAGGCCGCGGTGCGACGTCTCGCGCGCGAGCTGGCGGACATCTCCCGCCGGGGCTGAGCCCTCTTTCCGGCACACTCGACGGATCCTAGTTACGTGTTAGGTAACGCGCGCGTCTCGTCTTCGGTCTCATTGGATAGAAATATCCTGTTATCAAACCCCAGTTTCTGAGGACTCTCCGCCTACTCGTTGACACCTGCGCGACACAGCTACTTAACATGCATGCATAACCGGAGGCACGCACAGACAGGTCAACGGGTGACGATCGACATGCACCGCTGGTGGCGCGACGCAGTGATCTACCAGGTCTACGTCCGGAGCTTCCTGGACAGCACCGGGGACGGCATCGGCGATCTCGCCGGAGTCAGGGCCGGACTGCCGTATCTGAAGAAGCTGGGCGTCGACGGCGTCTGGCTGAGCCCCTTCTACCCCTCGCCGCAGCACGACCACGGCTACGACGTGGCCGACTACTGCGACGTCGACCCGGTCTTCGGCGACCTCGGCGAGTTCGACCTGCTGATGACGGACGCCCGGCGGCTCGGCATCAAGGTGCTCCTGGACATCGTCCCGAATCACTGCTCGGAGGAGCACCCGTGGTTCCGGGAGGCGCTGGCCGCGGCACCGGGCAGCGAGGCCCGCGCCCGCTTCCACTTCGCCGACGGCCGGGGCCCGGACGGGTCCGAACCGCCCAACAACTGGCACTCCATGTTCGGCGGCCCCGCCTGGAGCCGGGTCACCGAGCAGGACGGCACCCCCGGCCAGTGGTACCTGCACATGTTCACGACCGAGCAGCCCGACCTGAACTGGCGCAACCCCGAGGTCGGCGCCCACTTCGACCACGCCCTGCGCTTCTGGCTCGACCGGGGCGTCGACGGCTTCCGCATCGACGTCGCCGCCGGCCTCTACAAGCACCCCGACCTGCCCGACTCGCCCGACCCCGAGGCCGACGCCCGCACCCGCGACTCGGTCAACCCGCTCGCCTGGAACCAGCCCGAGGTGCACGACGTCTGGCGGCACTGGCGGTCGGTGTGCGAGGAGTACACCGCCCGCGACGGCCAGGAGCGGCTGCTCGTCGGCGAGGTCTCCGTGCCGACCGCCCGCGAACACGCCCTGTACGTACGCCACGACGAGCTGCACCAGGCCTTCTTCTTCGACCTGCTCAGCGCGCCCTGGAACGCGGACGCCTTCCGCAAGGTCATCTCCCACGCCATGCAGGACATCGCGGGCACCGGCTCGACGGTCACCTGGGTCCTCAACAACCACGACCAGGTCCGCACGGTCACCCGCTACGGCGAACTGGGCACAGAGGGCAGCGGTCTGGGCGCCGCCCGCGCCCGCGCCGCCGCGCTGCTGATGCTGGCGCTGCCCGGAGCCGCGTACATTTACCAGGGCGAGGAGCTCGGGCTGCCCGAGGTCGTCGATCTGCCCGACGACGTGCTCACCGACCCGATCTTCCGCCGCACCGGCAGCCGCGCCCGGATCCGCGACGGCTGCCGGGTGCCGCTGCCGTGGTCGGGGCACGCCTCGCCGTTCGGCTTCACCTCGGGCGCCGAGAGCGCCAAGCCGTGGCTGCCGCAGCCCGCCTACTTCGCCGAGTACGCCACCGACCGCGCCCTCGCCGACACCCACTCCTTCTGGCACCTCTACCGCGACGGACTCCAACTGCGGGCAGGACTGCCCCAGTTGGGCGAGGGCGCGCTGCGCTGGCTGGACACCCAGCCCGGCGTCCTCGCCTTCGTCCGGGGCGACGGCCTGGTGTGCGCCGTCAACTTCGGTACGGCGCCGACGCCCGCGCCGGTCTCCGGCACCCCCCTGTTGTCCAGCGGCCCCTGCGCGCCCGGCGTCCTGCCCGGCTCGACGGCCGCCTGGTGGATCAGCGACTGCACCAACCCCTGAGCCACCAACCCCTGAGCCACCGACTCCCGCACCACCCAGATCTGCTGACTGCCCGTCAATTTCCCTGCCCTCGAAGGAACATCAACGATGATGCGACGACGTACGACCCTGCTCACGAGCTGCATAGCCCTCGCGCTCTCCCTCGGCGCCACCGCCTGCGGAGGCGGCGATGTCTCCGCGGGCGGTGGCGACAAGCCGCTCAGCGGCCAGACGATCAACGTGGCCGGTGTCTGGTCCGGCAGCGAGCAGAAGAACTTCCAGAAGGTCCTGGACGCGTTCACCGAGAAGACCGGCGCCAAGACCCAGTTCACCTCCACCGGTGACAACGTCTCGACGGTCGTCGGCAGCAAGATCGAGGGCGGCAACGCCCCCGACGTGGTGATGGTCCCGCAGGTCGGCGTGCTCCAGCAGTTCGCGAAGGAGGGCTGGCTCAAGCCGCTCTCCAAGACCGCCCAGCAGTCCGTCGACGGCAACTACGCGAGCGTGTGGAAGAACTACGGCAGCGTCGACGGCACGCTGTACGGCCTGTACTTCAAGGCCGCCCACAAGTCGACCGTCTGGTACAGCCCCGACGCCCTCGACGAGGCGGGCGTCAAGACGCCGACGACGTACGACGCAATGCTGAAGGCCGGGCAGACCGTCTCGGAGTCGGGCCTCGCCGCCTTCTCCGTCGCCGGACAGGACGGCTGGACCCTCACCGACTGGTTCGAGAACGTCTACCTCTCGCAGGCCGGCCCCGAGAAGTACGACGCCCTGGCCGCCCACAAGATCAAGTGGACCGACCCGACCGTGGTCGAGGCCCTCGCCACCCTCGGCAAGCTCTTCAAGGACAAGGAGCTGATAGCCGGCGGCCAGAAGGGCGCGCTCAACACCGACTTCCCCGGCTCCGTCGAGAAGGTCTTCGGGCCCGAGCCCACGGCGGGCATGGTCTACGAGGGCGACTTCGTGGCCGGTGTCGCCAAGGACCAGTTCGGCAGGAAGATCGGCGAGGACGCGGACTTCTTCCCCTTCCCCGCGGTCGGCGACGGCCAGGCACCCGTGGTCAGCGGCGGCGACGCGGCCGTCGTCCTCAAGGACGGCAAGAGCCAGAAGGCCGCCATGGAGTTCCTGGAGTACCTCGCGACCCCCGAGGCCTCCGCGGTCTGGGCCGAGGTCGGCGGCTTCCTCTCCCCGAACAAGAAGCTCGACCTCGCCTCCTACGGCGACGACATCACCCGCGAGACCGCCAAGTCCCTGGTGGACGCCGGAGATTCGGTCCGCTTCGACATGTCGGACCAGGCCCCGGCCGCGTTCGGCGGCACCAAGGGCGCCGGCGAGTGGAAGCTCCTCCAGGACTTCCTGCGGGACCCGTCCGACCCGAAGAAGACCGCTGCCGCGCTGGAGCAGGCGGCGGCCAAGGCGTACAAGGGCTGATCGCCGTGACCGCCACGCTCCTCAAAGAGGCGAGTCCGCCGCCCGCCGCCCCGGCCGACCACGACCGTAAACGCCGTGCCCGGCGCCGGGCCCGGGTCATCGCCCTCGCGTTCGTCTTCCCCGCCCTGCTCCTGCTCGGCGCGCTCGTCGTCTACCCCGTGCTGTTCTCCGTGGGCCGCAGCTTCTTCGACGCCTCCGGCGACCGGTTCGTGGGCGGCGGCAACTACACCGAGATGTTCCGCGACCCCGCCACGCTCAAGGCCGTCCGGAACACAGCCATCTGGGTCGTCATCGCGCCCACCCTGCTCACCGGGCTCGGCCTCGTCCTGGCCGTCCTGGTCGAAAAGGTGCGCTGGGCAACGGCGTTCAAGCTCCTGCTCTTCATGCCGATGGCCGTCTCCTTCCTCGCCGCGGGCATCATCTTCCGGCTCGCGTACGACGAGGACCCTGAGAAGGGCGTCCTGAACGCCGCCGCCGTCTCCGTGCACGACACGTTCAAGGAGGCGTCGTCGTATCCGACCGCCCGGGCCCGCGACGGCCAGGGCCTGACCAAGGCCGCCGACGGCTCGTACGGTACGAGGGCCACCGCGTCCCCCGGCGACACCGTCGGCCTCGGTCTGGTCGGCGTACGCGCCGAGGACCTGCCGGGGAGCGCGCGACCCGCGTATCCGGCGGCGACCGGGAAGGCGTCGGCCGACGAACTGCGTGGTGTCGTCTACCTGGACTTCACACGGGGTGGGGGAGGGGAGCAGGGCAAGGTCGACAGGACGGAGAGCGGGCTGCCGGAGATGAGGGTCGAGGCCGTGCGCGACGGTGCGGCGGTCGCGAGCGGCACCACCGCGGCCGACGGCTCCTTCCGCTTCCAGGGCCTCGATCCGGGCTCGTACACCGTGCGGCTGCCCGCCTCCAACTTCGCCCCGCCGTACGAGGGCGTCTCCTGGCTCGGTCCCGCGCTCGTGACGCCCGCCATCATCGGCGCGTACCTGTGGATCTGGACCGGCTTCGCCATGGTGCTGATCGGGGCCGGGCTCGCCGCCCTGCCGCGCGACGCGCTGGAGGCAGCCCGGATGGACGGCGCCAACGAGTGGCAGATCTTCCGCCGGATCACCGTGCCGCTGCTCGCGCCCGTCCTCACCGTGGTCTTCGTGACCCTGGTGATCAATGTGATGAAGGTCTTCGACCTCGTCTACATCATCGCGCCGGGCCCGGTGCAGGAGGACGCCACCGTGCTGGCCACCCAGATGTGGCTGGTGTCCTTCGGCGGCGGCAACAACCAGGGACTGGGCAGTGCGCTGGGTGTGCTGCTCTTGCTTCTGGTGATCCCCGCCATGGTCTTCAACGTCCGCCGTTTCCGAGGGAGTCAGCGATGAACGCGATCAGGCGGGGGCTCGCGAGCAGCCTCGTGCAGGCGTTCCTGGTGGTGATCGGCCTGGTCTGGCTCACTCCGCTCGCCGGGCTGTTCCTCTCCTCGCTGCGGTCCGCCCAGGAGACCGCGACGGGTGGCTGGTGGACCTCCCTGGCCTCTCCCGGGCAGCTGTCCTTCGACAACTACTCGGCGCTGCTGGGCAATTCGGGGATGACGCAGGCGTTCTGGAACACGGTGCTGATCTCGGTGCCGACGACATTCCTCGTCGTCGTGATTGCCGCGCTCGCCGGGTACGCCTTCGCCTGGCTGGACTTCCCCGGCCGTGACCCCCTCTTCCTGCTGGTGGTCGCGCTGTTGGTGGTGCCCGTGCAGATCGGGCTGCTGCCGGTGGCCAAACTCTTCGGGGAGCTGGGGCTGTTCGGCACGATTCCCGGAGTCGTGCTGTTCCACGTCTCCTACGGGCTGCCGTTCGCGATCTTCCTGTTGCGGAACTACTTCGCCGAGATGCCGAAGGAGATGCTGGAGGCGGCGCGGATGGACGGGGGTGGGGAGTGGCGGATCTTCACGCGGCTCGTGCTGCCGGTCGGGCGTCC contains:
- a CDS encoding carbohydrate ABC transporter permease, which codes for MNAIRRGLASSLVQAFLVVIGLVWLTPLAGLFLSSLRSAQETATGGWWTSLASPGQLSFDNYSALLGNSGMTQAFWNTVLISVPTTFLVVVIAALAGYAFAWLDFPGRDPLFLLVVALLVVPVQIGLLPVAKLFGELGLFGTIPGVVLFHVSYGLPFAIFLLRNYFAEMPKEMLEAARMDGGGEWRIFTRLVLPVGRPAIASLAIFQFLWVWNDMLVALLFADSSSQPLTVELQSQIRQFGSNIDVLAPGAFLSLVVPVVVFFAFQKHFVQGVMAGSVK
- a CDS encoding ABC transporter permease subunit, which produces MTATLLKEASPPPAAPADHDRKRRARRRARVIALAFVFPALLLLGALVVYPVLFSVGRSFFDASGDRFVGGGNYTEMFRDPATLKAVRNTAIWVVIAPTLLTGLGLVLAVLVEKVRWATAFKLLLFMPMAVSFLAAGIIFRLAYDEDPEKGVLNAAAVSVHDTFKEASSYPTARARDGQGLTKAADGSYGTRATASPGDTVGLGLVGVRAEDLPGSARPAYPAATGKASADELRGVVYLDFTRGGGGEQGKVDRTESGLPEMRVEAVRDGAAVASGTTAADGSFRFQGLDPGSYTVRLPASNFAPPYEGVSWLGPALVTPAIIGAYLWIWTGFAMVLIGAGLAALPRDALEAARMDGANEWQIFRRITVPLLAPVLTVVFVTLVINVMKVFDLVYIIAPGPVQEDATVLATQMWLVSFGGGNNQGLGSALGVLLLLLVIPAMVFNVRRFRGSQR